Sequence from the Candidatus Methylacidiphilales bacterium genome:
GATTGTTTCAGGGTCGGAAGCGTCCTCCGGTGGTAGCGGGCGGTTTGTGCGACCATTTCCTTTTCTTCCTTATTGAGGTGTTTCCATGGATGGCAGCGGATCAGGCGCGCGGAATGTTTGTGGTGGGCCCGGCCATCCGGGGAGACCGACCAGCCGGTGTCGTGCAGCCAGGCCGCGGCAGCCAGAAGGAGACGGTCGCGCGCGCCCAGTCGGTGCAGGGGCTGGAGTTCGAGGAACAGTTGATCGGCCAGACGGGCCACTTGCAGAACGTGGGCCGGTTCCGGTTCCAGTTTGCGCATGAGGGTTCGGGCCTCGCGCAACAGGGGGTCAGGCGGCAGCTTCATGAACGACGTGATGGAAGGGCTCCGGGGCGATCTCCAATTGCCACAATCCATAACGCAGACCGTGGATGGCACAGCCCATGTGGGTTGCGCCCGCAGCCTCGGCAATGGTGTGGAAAACCAGGATTCCGGCGGTGATGACATCGGCGCGGGCCGGGGGGATAGCCGCCAGTGTTTTGATGGAATCCACCCGCCTTCCGGCCAGGTCGTGCAGCCAGGCGGCGATGGCGGGGGTGGGGACCATGAGTCCGTCGCATGAGACGGCGTGGGCCCGTTTCCCGGGGTCCAGATGGAGGGCGGCCAGGGTGATCATGGTGCCGCCGCAGCCGACGAGGACAGTGTCCTTTTCCCGCGACCAGGGGAGCACACTGCGCAGACCGTGGA
This genomic interval carries:
- a CDS encoding HD domain-containing protein, which produces MKLPPDPLLREARTLMRKLEPEPAHVLQVARLADQLFLELQPLHRLGARDRLLLAAAAWLHDTGWSVSPDGRAHHKHSARLIRCHPWKHLNKEEKEMVAQTARYHRRTLPTLKQSRHARLSSEARERVCALASLLRVADALDRSHRSRIRRITAAVGDAAVEIRARAREAAGEEEAAFLKKRDLFLRHYDLPVHLRLDFARQVRV